A region from the Aegilops tauschii subsp. strangulata cultivar AL8/78 chromosome 5, Aet v6.0, whole genome shotgun sequence genome encodes:
- the LOC109787293 gene encoding putative disease resistance protein RGA3 produces the protein MESTVILNGIIAGVIRSLADGGIAMIVKVACVKKDIDILERRLLSIMALIGDAEGHRILAQSEAADHRLKKLREIAYEAETIIDLFRIEVGTSRPQDWDAASICKCVKEVHIRCQIGNDIQELNKKLDTIIPVIQQLGLAAEDQSGIDSEVAPHYNESNTIGRGVGSDCNDLVNLLRRGGEGAHVLFAIVGTVGVGKSTLALKIYHEMRGRFRTRLWVNISNDSRCITIWSGDTFKRRARMSEQREVLRRYLNGSTRNLLLVIDNVRKADDWNQLLAANEAFRRCGCKVIVTTRDENVARTMGVTHFHRVKCLNGDDGWLLLHKTANLGGTVTTGKIQDVGRSIVQKCSGVPMAIKTIGWNLRGRSREDEWESIHSQDIISSYPGIRDTIDTTYMELKYRVKRCFLYCSLYPEQFVIKQQCATQQWIAEGFFEGSPNLEEAAESCYQELIERGLLLPEHEAKGVVGAKMPTLLRSFALYRSGDENCVDNPSRISSTSKPWRLCITDEEAIEAIPVYVTRLRTLFVSASPLRRSSLDLIIERFPNLRVLDLRDTQVETIPKMLGRLLQLRYLNLSNTKIRKLPRSIGNLMMLQFLILQNCPCLTQITSHVGRLENLRGLDFSGAPELNDVRFKLVKLTELNCLHGFFPANHGRTLKELHALCNLTSLQIVRLGRASSIEDAHQSRLQEMDNLRELELCCSSVDRPPVDIQEHMKDVFDALRPPQSLTSLKIDGYYGNGFPSWFSVSHLTVLQRLTLDGCVHCQRLPALGEMMNLKFLAIIGFSLLTEINYELRGAPATGVAFPLLEQLFLGRMQSMVSWSGLVDTDMPLLERLQLDGCPSMISVPSWLQHCTALKSLKIHHADALQNIENLLALKELQVHDSSNLKRIFNLRRLEELEIVNCTHLDTVQDVPLLRLLHLDEPTAQLPEWLQKKQSFTLRRLEIIGSEDLLDRCSSSTARYGRLIKDAADHVYAKLHGGSLYFSYTKSTGMFDRSRRCRDRYGMQGTAILAVPVAPRRVHGGWETWIKYTLCAIFLIVSQFFVQWAVSSR, from the coding sequence GACTGGGATGCTGCCTCTATATGTAAGTGTGTCAAGGAAGTTCATATCAGATGCCAGATTGGAAATGATATACAGGAACTAAACAAGAAACTGGATACAATCATACCGGTAATACAACAGTTAGGACTAGCTGCAGAAGATCAGTCAGGAATAGACAGCGAAGTTGCTCCTCATTACAATGAGTCCAATACAATAGGTAGAGGTGTTGGCAGTGACTGCAATGATCTTGTTAATCTGCTACGGAGAGGTGGAGAAGGCGCCCATGTTCTTTTCGCCATAGTTGGAACTGTTGGAGTTGGTAAGAGTACTCTTGCACTCAAGATATACCATGAGATGAGAGGTAGGTTTAGAACCAGGTTATGGGTAAATATCTCCAACGACTCCAGATGCATCACAATATGGTCTGGTGACACATTTAAGAGAAGGGCAAGAATGTCGGAGCAACGTGAGGTGTTACGCCGCTATCTGAATGGTTCTACCAGGAACCTGCTCTTGGTCATTGATAATGTGCGGAAAGCAGACGATTGGAACCAGTTGCTGGCTGCAAATGAAGCATTCCGCCGTTGTGGCTGCAAAGTCATTGTAACAACACGTGACGAGAATGTCGCAAGGACGATGGGGGTGACCCATTTTCACCGTGTCAAGTGTTTGAATGGGGATGATGGCTGGTTGTTGCTCCACAAAACCGCTAATCTGGGAGGGACTGTAACCACTGGGAAGATTCAGGATGTTGGAAGAAGTATCGTGCAAAAGTGCAGTGGCGTTCCGATGGCGATTAAAACAATTGGATGGAATCTAAGGGGCAGATCCCGGGAAGATGAATGGGAGAGCATACATTCACAAGATATCATTTCCTCATATCCAGGGATAAGGGACACCATTGATACAACATACATGGAGTTGAAGTATCGCGTCAAGCGCTGTTTCCTCTACTGCTCTTTATACCCGGAGCAATTTGTGATCAAGCAACAGTGTGCCACGCAGCAGTGGATTGCAGAGGGGTTCTTTGAGGGCAGTCCAAATTTAGAAGAGGCGGCTGAAAGTTGCTACCAGGAATTAATAGAGAGGGGTCTTCTTCTGCCTGAGCATGAAGCTAAAGGTGTGGTGGGAGCAAAGATGCCTACTCTACTGAGATCATTTGCACTCTATCGGTCAGGTGACGAGAACTGTGTGGATAATCCTAGTCGTATCAGTAGTACCAGTAAACCATGGCGCCTATGCATCACAGATGAAGAAGCAATAGAGGCCATCCCGGTTTATGTCACTCGTTTGAGGACACTCTTTGTGTCTGCAAGCCCACTCAGAAGAAGCAGCTTGGACCTTATCATTGAAAGGTTTCCAAACCTAAGAGTACTGGACCTTAGAGACACACAAGTTGAGACCATTCCCAAAATGCTGGGAAGATTGCTGCAACTTAGGTATCTGAATCTTTCGAATACTAAAATAAGAAAGCTTCCTCGGAGTATTGGGAATCTGATGATGCTGCAGTTTCTGATCCTCCAAAACTGTCCTTGCCTCACACAAATAACCAGTCATGTTGGCCGTCTGGAAAATTTGAGGGGCCTCGACTTCTCGGGGGCACCAGAGCTAAATGATGTCCGTTTCAAACTAGTCAAACTGACAGAACTCAACTGCTTGCATGGTTTTTTTCCAGCTAACCATGGTCGGACACTTAAAGAATTACATGCACTGTGCAACCTTACAAGCCTCCAGATAGTAAGGCTTGGCAGGGCATCAAGCATAGAAGATGCACACCAATCAAGATTGCAGGAAATGGATAATCTCAGAGAGCTCGAGCTGTGCTGTAGTTCTGTCGACCGACCACCAGTTGATATTCAAGAGCATATGAAAGATGTGTTCGATGCACTCAGACCTCCTCAGAGTTtgacttctctcaagatagatGGTTATTATGGCAATGGATTTCCATCTTGGTTCTCAGTTTCTCATCTTACAGTGCTGCAGCGGCTGACGCTTGATGGCTGCGTCCACTGTCAGCGCCTACCAGCTCTCGGTGAGATGATGAATCTCAAATTCCTGGCTATCATAGGCTTTAGCTTGTTGACTGAGATCAACTATGAGCTGCGTGGGGCGCCAGCAACCGGTGTGGCATTTCCATTGTTGGAGCAGCTATTCCTAGGGAGGATGCAGAGTATGGTGTCATGGTCTGGTCTTGTAGATACAGACATGCCTTTACTTGAGAGATTACAGCTTGATGGATGCCCCAGTATGATTTCTGTCCCCTCGTGGCTCCAGCACTGCACGGCATTGAAAAGCTTGAAGATACACCATGCTGATGCGCTTCAAAATATCGAGAACCTGCTAGCACTTAAGGAGCTGCAAGTTCACGATAGTTCCAATCTGAAGAGGATATTTAACCTCCGTAGACTGGAGGAATTGGAAATCGTGAACTGTACACACCTGGATACTGTGCAGGATGTTCCTCTGTTGCGCCTCTTGCATTTGGACGAACCCACAGCCCAGCTCCCAGAATGGCTCCAGAAGAAACAGTCATTCACTCTCAGGAGATTGGAGATTATCGGCAGTGAGGACCTACTGGACAGATGCTCCTCATCCACCGCGCGCTATGGGCGCCTCATCAAAGATGCAGCTGATCATGTTTATGCGAAATTGCATGGTGGTTCCTTGTACTTCTCGTACACCAAGAGCACTGGCATGTTCGATAGAAGCCGACGATGCAGGGATCGCTACGGTATGCAAGGCACAGCTATCCTCGCGGTGCCTGTTGCTCCTCGGCGAGTTCATGGTGGCTGGGAAACATGGATCAAGTACACACTTTGTGCCATCTTCCTCATTGTTTCCCAGTTCTTTGTTCAGTGGGCTGTTAGCTCTAGGTAA